The Halorubrum aethiopicum nucleotide sequence CACCGTCTCGATGCCGACGTCCTGAAGCGCCGTGACGACCCCAGGAGCTGCCTTCCGGAGCTCGTCCCGCAGCGCGATTGCGCCGATGATGTCCCCGTCCCGGACGACGTGGACGACAGTTTCGCCGCGCTCCTCACGCTCGCGGACGTAGTCGGCGATCCGACTGGGGACGTTAATGTCGCGGTCCTCCAGCAGTGCGCGATTGCCGACAACAACTTCGGTGCCCTCGGTATGGGCGATAACGCCCTTACCAGCGACCACGTCGAAATCGTCCGGACCGGGAATCGACTGAAGGCTGGCGTCCGTCTCGTCCGCCTGGGCGACCGCCGCCCCACCGTCCGTCGCAGCAGTCGGGCGCTCGCGGGCTGCGTCAACGATGGCGTCAGCGAGGTGGTGTTCGCTCTTCTTCTCGGCGGTTGCCGCGAGCGAGAGGACTTCGTCATCGGCGACGCCGAATCCCTCGACGTCGGCGACGGTGGTTTCGCCCTTGGTGAGGGTGCCGGTCTTGTCGAAGGCGACGAGGTCGATCTTGCCGGCGCGTTCGAGGTGTTCGCCGCCCTTCATCAGCACGCCCGATCGGGCGGCGTTGCCGATGGCCGAGACGATGCTGACTGGCGGCCCGATCACCAGCGCGCCCGGACAGCCGATGACCAACAGCGTCAACGACAGGATCGCGTTCTGCGTGACTGCATATGCGCCGATGGCCAGCACGATGACGGCCGGCGTGTAGTACTTCGCGAACCGGTCGATGAGACTCTCCGTGGGCGACTGGGCCTCTTGGGCCTCCTCGACGCGACGGATGATACGTTCGAGCGTCGTGTCCGAGCCCGCACCCGTCGTCCGGATTTCTAGCGCGCCCTCCTGGTTGACCGTCCCGGCGTAGACTTCGTCGCCGTCGGCCTTGTGGACGGGGGCGCTCTCGCCGGTGACCGGCGCCTGGTTGACGGCGCTTTCGCCGTCGACGACCTCGCCATCGACCGGAATCTTCCCGCCCGGCCTCACGACGACGACCTCGCCCTCTTCGACTTCCCGGGCGGGAACCTCTTGGAGTTCCCCGTCGCGACGGACGGTCGCCGTGTCGGGCGTCATCTCCAGGAGCTCCTGGAGGGCCGTCCGGGTCTTCCGCATGGTCCGGCCCTCAAGGTAGCTGCCGAGGCTGAACAGGAAGACGACGGCGGCAGCCTCCCAGTACTCCCCGATGACGATGGCCCCGATAGCGGCCAGCGTCACCAGCGACTTGATGCCGAGTGTCCGGTTCGTGACCTCGTGGTAGGCGGTCTTGGCGATGTCGTAGCCACCCACGATCGTCGCGAGGACGAGGATGGCGGCGCTTGCCATCTCGAAACTCGTGAGGTAGCCCAGACTCCAGCCACCGCCGTACAGCAGACCGCTCGTCGCCGTGACGATGGCCTTCCGGTGTTTCCGGTAGTACTGCGTGATCGATTGAATGTTCATGGTGTTAGGCTGGTTGGGGCGTGTACCCCTGGTTTTCGATGGTCTGTGCGAAGGCGTCGGGATCAGCGACGCTGTCGTCATATTCGATCTCGACGCGGCCGGTCGCGTAGTGAACCTCGACGTGCTGGACACCGTCGACGTTCGATAGGGCGCGTTCGACGGTGCTCGCACAGGTCGGGCAGTCGAAGTCGAGGACGCGGAACTGGGTTGTGTCGCTCATTACAGTTTGAGGTAGTGCCCGTACCCCAATAAGTATTTTTTAGATGATATGTTTGAATACAGATATAGGTGATTGGAACAGTCAAACGGGCTGTCTAGGGCTTTCGGTATCGCGGACCCAGCGACCTGAGTTCTAAGCAGCGTCCCGCTAGCTTTTCCCACCTGCTCATACTCAGTTCTCGTATGAGTAGTTCCGGTACCGACCACCGGCTTGAGGACATCGCGGTGCGAGACACCCGGGTTTCGGATGCCATCGATGAACCGATGCGGGCGATGATCCTCGATATCCTCTCCGAGGAGGCGCTGACCGCAACTGAGGTCCACGGCCGTTTGGAGGACCGCGGCGTCGACCGCACGGAGAACACGGTTCGTCATCACATCAACGAGTTACGGGATGCCGGTCTCGTCGACGTCGTCCGCTTCGAGGAAGGGCGCGGTGGGACGACGAAGTACTACCACGCGAATACGATCGTCCTCTCGTACTCGCTGCCAGAGTCAGCTGATGACGCTGTTGAGGAGATGATCGAGGCCGTTCAACCCCAGATCAGGGACTCACTCGATACTCTCACAGAAGACCACGACGACGCGATAGCGGAGATCGTCGCAGATATGCAGCCGTGTGAGCACTGTCAGACCCAGAAGTACGAAACCTACGTGCTCCTGACTGTCCTCCGCCGGGCGTTCGTTCGTGCGCACCGAGATTCTTGAGCTTGCGCCCTGTACCGCTGTCAAGGCCTCACTTCACCGTGTGTTTTAGTTATCCGGCGATATCCCTCATACACAGCTGGCAATCCGAGGGGAAGTGCGAAGACTCCGAACCCGAGTAGGATGTATCCGGCTACGTGCCGGCGTCGCACAGCTAGAACTGTCGCGGCGACGCCGACGAACGCAATCAGATAGGCAAGATTACTCCAGAGCACGTTGTACGAGGAGCAGTATAGCCAGCAGACGACCGTGTAGGAGGGAGCGTTCCAGGTCGGCGGATGAAGCTTCGGCCAGAAAAACCGGCAGTATGTCGTCCAGCTGAGCATCGCGAGCGCCGGAAGTCCAGCAAGCCACATCGGTGTTCCGAACGGCATCCAGTCTCCGAATCGTCTATAGCCAGCGAGGAACAGCGCGGGAAAGCCGATAATCCACAGCCAGATACCGATAGTGTAGGTCACCGGCCAGTGTTCGATCCGGGGCTGTGCAATCGGTAATCGTAGAGACTCGGGCAGCGTCGCCCACGGGAACGAGGGATCGGGAACGGGATTCGTGAGGAACGCGACCAGACAGAGTCCAGTCCCGATGAGGAGCCCGTATAACCCCACCGTCGTGTATCGGTCAAGCCACGCTGGAAGTTGCGGACGGGGAGACTGTTGACGGTGGTCGGGGTAGCCGGTCATCCTTCAGCTTTGATGTCTCGTCGTAATCAGGTATCTCGTTCGAGTGCTTCGCGTCGCTGTTCGTATTCCTCGTCAGTCAGCTCCCCGCGAGCGTAGGCAAGCCGAAGCTCTTCGAGTGCCTGGTCCGAATCACTCGCAGCTCCCGTAACTGCGCGATAGATGAGGTACCCACCACCGACGAGGGCAGCGAGGAACAGCAGCTGCATCACGATGCCGACGATGAACATCCAGCCAGGCATCGTCCCGTCGCCCCACATGTGACCGCCCCACATCCCGCCCATCATCGGACCAAACCCCATCATCCCGAAGCCCATGAAGAACAACGGGACGATGAAGACGGCACCGATGATAACGAGGAGGAGCGTAACAAGTCGCGTATCGTCTGAATTTGTCGGCATATTGTGATCCCTCCCTGAGTTGGGGTTCTCAGATTATACTACGCACTAACTATTCAATGCGGTTGTGCCTTTGACCTACGTGTTCCACCCGCCACAATTCTTTTGAATACCTACTCATCACGGCTCTGACCCGAACTATCTGAAGGAAAACTGCAATAGATGATCCCTTCGAACTGATACCTATGGTAGCGACGATGATTGATGGCATCTCCGAAGCTCTACGTATCGGAGTGGGCTTCCTCTGGACGGCAGCGTGGGCGATCATCATGGGCCTCACGATCACGAGCCTCGTCCAAGTCTACGTCTCCAAGGAGCGGATGGCGCAGGTCCTCGGCGATGGCGATCTGAGCGGGCTCACCAAGGCGACTGCGTTCGGCGCGGCCAGTAGTGGCTGTAGTTTCGGCGCCGTCGCCATCGGGAAGGGGTTGTTCAAGAAGGGGGCGCACGCGGTGAACTTCCTCGCGTTCATGTTCGCGTCGACGAACCTCATCGTCGAACTCGGGTTGATGATCCTGATTCTGCTCGGCTGGGAGTTCCTAGTCGCAGAGTTACTCGGCGGACTCATTCTCATCGCCGTGATGGCCGTCATCGTTCACCTCACGCTCCCGGAGAACCTCTTCGATGAGGTGCGAGAGACGCTCAACGAGCGCGATCACGAGGCGGGCGTCACCGAGGATCCAACCTGCGGGATGGAAGGCAAAGACGAGTACACGCTTACGACTGACGGCGGTGAGACGCTCAAGTTCTGCTCGGAGGGGTGTATGGAGACTTACCGCCAGGAGATGTCGAGTCGCGGTGGGTGGCGTGACGAGTTGCTGTCGTGGGGTGGCTGGTACAAAGTCGGGAACCAGTACCGCAAGGAGTGGTCGATGATCTGGAAGGACGTCATCGCCGGCTTCCTCATTTCGGGGTTCGTCATCGTGTTCGTCCCCCAGTGGGTGTGGAACACCCTGTTCATCCAGGGCGACGGGCTACTTGTGACTGCCGAGAACGCGATTATGGGCGTCGCCATCGCCGTTATCAGCTTCGTCGGCAGCATGGGCAACGTCCCGTTCGCGGTCGCGCTTTGGGGCGGTGGCATCAGTTTCGCTGGCGTCATCGCGTTCGTCTATGCCGATCTCATCACGATTCCCGTGCTGAACGTCTACCGGAAATACTACGGCTGGAAGGTGATGCTGTACATTCTCGGCGTCTTCTTCGCCACGATGGCGTTCACCGGCTTCCTCATGGAGCTGCTGTTCGACGCCCTCAACATCGTCCCTGATCTGGCGGGCGGCGAGACGGCGACCGAGCAAACGTACTTCGAGCTCAACTACACGTTCTACCTCAACCTCATTGCGTTCGCGCTTTCCGGCTTTCTCCTGTACGTGTATCGTCGCGGCCTTGGTGCGCCTGGCCAGTACCGTGATCCCGTCTGTGGGATGCGGACTGACGACAGCGAGCC carries:
- a CDS encoding heavy metal translocating P-type ATPase, producing MNIQSITQYYRKHRKAIVTATSGLLYGGGWSLGYLTSFEMASAAILVLATIVGGYDIAKTAYHEVTNRTLGIKSLVTLAAIGAIVIGEYWEAAAVVFLFSLGSYLEGRTMRKTRTALQELLEMTPDTATVRRDGELQEVPAREVEEGEVVVVRPGGKIPVDGEVVDGESAVNQAPVTGESAPVHKADGDEVYAGTVNQEGALEIRTTGAGSDTTLERIIRRVEEAQEAQSPTESLIDRFAKYYTPAVIVLAIGAYAVTQNAILSLTLLVIGCPGALVIGPPVSIVSAIGNAARSGVLMKGGEHLERAGKIDLVAFDKTGTLTKGETTVADVEGFGVADDEVLSLAATAEKKSEHHLADAIVDAARERPTAATDGGAAVAQADETDASLQSIPGPDDFDVVAGKGVIAHTEGTEVVVGNRALLEDRDINVPSRIADYVREREERGETVVHVVRDGDIIGAIALRDELRKAAPGVVTALQDVGIETVMLTGDNERTAAAVAEEVGIDEYRAELLPEDKQRVIEAYQADGHVVAMVGDGINDAPSLATADVGIAMGAAGTDTAIETADMALMADDLDRIPYAVKLSKATRWNVLENVGLAVLTVTVLLAGVLTSYVTLAAGMLVHEASVLAVILNGMRLLRH
- a CDS encoding heavy-metal-associated domain-containing protein, whose translation is MSDTTQFRVLDFDCPTCASTVERALSNVDGVQHVEVHYATGRVEIEYDDSVADPDAFAQTIENQGYTPQPA
- a CDS encoding ArsR/SmtB family transcription factor translates to MSSSGTDHRLEDIAVRDTRVSDAIDEPMRAMILDILSEEALTATEVHGRLEDRGVDRTENTVRHHINELRDAGLVDVVRFEEGRGGTTKYYHANTIVLSYSLPESADDAVEEMIEAVQPQIRDSLDTLTEDHDDAIAEIVADMQPCEHCQTQKYETYVLLTVLRRAFVRAHRDS
- a CDS encoding SHOCT domain-containing protein: MPTNSDDTRLVTLLLVIIGAVFIVPLFFMGFGMMGFGPMMGGMWGGHMWGDGTMPGWMFIVGIVMQLLFLAALVGGGYLIYRAVTGAASDSDQALEELRLAYARGELTDEEYEQRREALERDT
- a CDS encoding permease, with the protein product MVATMIDGISEALRIGVGFLWTAAWAIIMGLTITSLVQVYVSKERMAQVLGDGDLSGLTKATAFGAASSGCSFGAVAIGKGLFKKGAHAVNFLAFMFASTNLIVELGLMILILLGWEFLVAELLGGLILIAVMAVIVHLTLPENLFDEVRETLNERDHEAGVTEDPTCGMEGKDEYTLTTDGGETLKFCSEGCMETYRQEMSSRGGWRDELLSWGGWYKVGNQYRKEWSMIWKDVIAGFLISGFVIVFVPQWVWNTLFIQGDGLLVTAENAIMGVAIAVISFVGSMGNVPFAVALWGGGISFAGVIAFVYADLITIPVLNVYRKYYGWKVMLYILGVFFATMAFTGFLMELLFDALNIVPDLAGGETATEQTYFELNYTFYLNLIAFALSGFLLYVYRRGLGAPGQYRDPVCGMRTDDSEPSTTHDAETYYFCSQTCKETFEENPDEYATGHPMVMEGHDHDH